Proteins encoded within one genomic window of Carassius gibelio isolate Cgi1373 ecotype wild population from Czech Republic chromosome A4, carGib1.2-hapl.c, whole genome shotgun sequence:
- the LOC127967986 gene encoding oocyte zinc finger protein XlCOF20-like, whose amino-acid sequence MEFIKEESEEMKIEDTFRVKHEEIEEQTDLMALKEESQGLNETEEKDKNEEHHDFKTEEKSISCSQTEKTQKIQTKTLNSNIIHIGEKPYTCKMCGKCFTRKYHLNVHMRIHTGEKPYTCKMCGKCFTLKSQLNVHKRIHSEEKPFICPQCGKRFKQINGLNVHMSIHTGEKPYTCKLCGKCFTLKNNLNVHMNIHTGKKPYTCELCGKCFTRKEHLNVHKRIHSEEKPFICPQCGKRFTKIYGLNVHMSIHTGEKPFTCKLCGKCFTHKNNLNVHMNIHTGKKPYTCELCEKSFTRKEDLEIHMRIHSEEKPFICPQCGKRFTQKNSLKVHMRIHTGEKPYTCKVCGKCFTHKNSLNGHMRIHTGEKPYTCELCGKCFTRKDHLNVHMSIHTGEKPYTCKLCGKCFTQKIHLNVHMSIHTGEKPFICKLCGKNFSHNIYLKNHMRIHN is encoded by the coding sequence ACCTGATGGCACTGAAAGAGGAGAGTCAAGGACTGAATGAAACGGAAGAGAAAGATAAAAATGAGGAACATCATGATttcaaaactgaagaaaaatcAATTAGTTGTTCACAGACTGAAAAGACTCAGAAAATACAAACTAAAACCCTTAATTCCAACATAATTCATattggagagaaaccttacacttgcaaaatgtgtggaaagtgttttacacgGAAATATcaccttaatgtccacatgagaattcacactggagagaaaccttacacctgcaaaatgtgtggaaagtgttttactcTGAAAAGTCAGCTTAATGTCCACAAGAGAATTCACAGTGAAGAGAAACCATTcatatgccctcagtgtggaaagagatttaaacagataaatggccttaatgtccacatgagtattcacactggagagaaaccttacacctgcaaattgtgtggaaagtgttttacactgaaaaataaccttaatgtccacatgaaTATTCACACGGGaaagaaaccttacacctgtgagctgtgtggaaagtgttttacacgAAAAGAGCACCTTAATGTTCACAAGAGAATTCACAGTGAAGAGAAACCATTcatatgccctcagtgtggaaagagatttacAAAGATATATGgccttaatgtccacatgagtattcacactggagagaaaccttttacCTGCAAattgtgtggaaagtgttttacacataaaaataaccttaatgtccacatgaaTATTCACACTGGaaagaaaccttacacctgtgaGCTGTGTGAGAAGAGTTTCACACGAAAGGAAGATCTTGAgattcacatgagaattcacagtgaagagaaaccattcatatgccctcagtgtggaaagagatttacACAGAAAAATAGCCTTAaggtccacatgagaattcacactggagagaaaccttacacttgcaaagtgtgtggaaagtgttttacacataaaaatagCCTTAAtggccacatgagaattcacactggagagaaaccttacacctgtgagctgtgtggaaagtgttttacacgGAAAGATcaccttaatgtccacatgagtattcacactggagagaaaccttacacctgcaaattgtgtggaaagtgttttacacagaaaattcaccttaatgtccacatgagtattcacactggagagaaaccttttatCTGCAAACTCTGTGGAAAGAATTTCTCACATAACATATACCTGAAGaatcacatgaggattcacaacTAG